The Vitis vinifera cultivar Pinot Noir 40024 chromosome 1, ASM3070453v1 DNA segment gataaagaataaagaacttgaaatttataaatctttaaataattttaatcctatattattttccttcatgCTTTGCATGGTAAATCAagcaaaagaatttgaaattcatttatacattttttctttccccaACTATTTTTCATGATTGAATCTggaaattttacaaataaaacagTTTTCATGTTGCAAGCTAAAGCCTCTAAAAgcaaattttcataatcaacaaaacaataaacaaatggaaaaaaatatagttgaTATTCCTCTGAATCCTTCATAAGGAATGACATTGTGAAAGCTAGAAAAAAGAATTCTTTACCTTCCCTGACGACAAGAGGCCTTTCCAGGGAAAGTAAATCTGTAACAGTCTCATTATAAACCTCTAGAAAGAGAGGTGAACCATGCAATTTCCATCACAGCTCCTTTGCCTGATCTTGGTGAAGAGACCTTCCAATAGATTTACAGCCTGTGAAGCAAATGCACAGATATCAATTCATCAAATATTCAGAGAAGATGGTGGTTCAATGCAACAATACAGTCCaaccaaaatccaaaaagaaCCAGCAGAATCCCCTCAAAGGTAGCACCtcattgaaaattttcagcTAGTAAGttcgaaaaataaaaaatacagatgtgtgaatgataaaaatagaataaagcaTGATCTACAAGATTAGTCAAGCCAAACAACTATTAGCAAGCGGCAACTCTCACGAGCGAAACAATATTGGCAATGTCATATCCTGGTCTTTTACATTGCAAAACTAAAAAAGTAGTAGTGTAATTAGCCAGAAAGCAATCCAGTCTGCTTAGAAACCCATGTTTCTTGTTTTACAATATATCAATATGCCCAGAGATGGGCAAACAGTACATGAGGATGAGAAGTCATAAGCAGTCCAGGAAATAATAGAATAACAAATACATACTGGGTATTCAGATATTAAATTGTTCAATGATGTGTGAACTACTTCTGGTTTACAATAAAACCATGATAATAAGTTAGTAACTAACCAACAAAGATAAAGTACAATCTTGATAACATTAATGAATAGCCATCCACAGGTTTCTTTGCAGTCTTATAAAGGGGAAAATTAATGGTCCAAAAGAGCTTCTATAGACAAGATATGGATTTCCAGTTAAGATGGTGCAgcacttttctttttgtttttattcttcttattcttatttccaTTTCTGACAGCTTTCGCTTCTTGCACAAGAGTTCTGGACATGGTGCAGACTTCCTCATCCTTCCTTGCTGGCTTAAACACCTTAGTGATTGAAGGGTCCAACACTTCACTCGAGCAATGCAGCAGAACACCCACCCTGGTTGCCTCATCCCAAAGCTCCCTACCTTTTCCAAAGTCACCTGATCTACAAAGCTTCGGAATAAGCACATCATATACTGGTCCATAACCACCCAATGAGCTTCTCTTCATTCGCTCGAACATCTCAAGAGCATAATTCACCCTCTCAACCCCACAGAGAACACCaattaaatcataataaaaCTTCCGATCCGGAACCAATCCCTCTTCAATCATTTCATCTACTATCTGGTTACCTTTCCCAAATCTCCCTGTCAAATATAGTACTCTTGCAACAAGATAATAGCTGACCCAATCAGGAGAACAACCCAACCTCTTCATCAAGTCAAGTATTCGACAGGATTCCTTAACTCTTCTAGTCCTACCTAAACAGGAGAGCAATATGTTGTAACTAATTGAGGTTGGGGTTATCCTATTGGATCTCATCTCCATCATCACATTTAATGCTTCGGGTACAAGACCTGAAGGATTAGATTTAAGATTTCGCTCACAAAGGCATCTAAGGAATGTGTTATAGCAAAATAAATCTGGCATAATTCC contains these protein-coding regions:
- the LOC100853947 gene encoding pentatricopeptide repeat-containing protein At5g61370, mitochondrial, with the protein product MWLLKSKWKSFSLQSINTQNPRRLPLALFSTMSLGPSPVLQELCNVVSNGVGSLDDLEASLDRLDASFTSSLISQILDTCKNEAPTRRLLRFFLWSSKKFNCKLEDDDFNYAIQVFAEKKDLKAIDILVSDLSNEGREMKAQTFGIVAETLVSLGREDDALGLFKNLDKFKCSYDSVTVTAIVNALCSKGHARRAEGVVRHHKDKILGVKPCIYRSLFYGWSEQKNVKEARRILKEMKSVGIMPDLFCYNTFLRCLCERNLKSNPSGLVPEALNVMMEMRSNRITPTSISYNILLSCLGRTRRVKESCRILDLMKRLGCSPDWVSYYLVARVLYLTGRFGKGNQIVDEMIEEGLVPDRKFYYDLIGVLCGVERVNYALEMFERMKRSSLGGYGPVYDVLIPKLCRSGDFGKGRELWDEATRVGVLLHCSSEVLDPSITKVFKPARKDEEVCTMSRTLVQEAKAVRNGNKNKKNKNKKKSAAPS